The genomic window GAACTTTCCGGAGGACAAAGACAGAGAGTATCAATAGCTAGATCCCTAGCAAATGATCCAGACATACTTCTAGCCGACGAACCAACAGGAAACCTGGACACAGAAACCGGCGGCAAAATAATGGATCTGCTTACAGACCTTAACGACCGAGGCAAAACCATAATCATGGTTACACACGATCCAAACGACGCAGAGTACGCTGACAGAACAATTCAAATAGTAGACGGTGTAACAGACCCGAAAAAAGAAACAAACCAAGAAGAACTCGAAAATTGATATAATATGAAACAACTAGCACTAATCACAACACTTCTGCTGTTCCTATCATTCACAGCAGCACAGACATCATCAAACATCCAAATAGACCTAAAGAAAACAGAACCAGTACCCCTACAGACATCAGAATATGCCGACATATGGCTCGAAGTAACCAACGAAGGCACAGCCAACGCAGACAACATAGAACTCACTTTTGAAGAAAACTATCCTTTCTCAGTTGAGAGAGGAGATAAGACCAACTGGACGATCGGAGAGATTATTCCGGGTGAAGAATACCAACTACATCTTCAGACAAGAGTCGACAGAAACGCACTACAAGGAAACAACACACTGAAATTCCGGGTAGAGACAGGAGACATGTCATACACAAAGGAAGTTCCTGTGGAAGTACGAAGCGACAGAAACGTACTATCCATAGAGGAGGTAAACTTCCCTGACAAAGCAGCCCCAGGAACAAGACAACAGATGCAGCTAAAACTAAGAAATCTAGCTGACTCACAACTCAAAAACATTCAAACAGGTCTAGACCTGTCCGGCGACATCCCAATGGCAACATCAGGCGCATCCGACAAAAACCTGGTAAGCATAGAAGCAGGACAGACACAAACCATCAACTACACATTAAACATCGATGAATCAGCTGAAAACTCTGTATACAAACTGCCAATAGACATCAGCTTCGAAAATGAAGCAGGAACAGAATTCGAACAATCAACAACCACAGGAATAAACGTTGGAGGAAAACCAGACCTCAAAGTAGCCCTAGACACAGAAGACTCACTGACAGAAGGCAGAAAAGAACTAAACTTCCGCCTAGTCAACAAGGGACACGGATCAGCAGACTTCGTCTCCATGGAGCTGCAGGAAACCGACAACATAGAAGTAATCGGCAGTAACGACGAATACATCGGATCCATGGACTCTGACGACTTCCAAACAGCATCATTCCAGACACACATCGAAGCAGAAACTGAAAGCATCAACGTAGACCAGCTAGAACTTCCCGTAACTCTTGAATACAATGACCAAGACGGCAAACAAACAAGCACACAGAACATAGCAGCAGAATTCTACACAAAAGAAGAAGCCAAGAAATACGGCCTAACCTCAAGTGGAAGCCCACTACCACTAATCATCGTAGCTGTCCTACTCATTGGAGGAGGAATCTACTACTGGAGAAGAAAAAGAAAGGAGTAACCACCCCATGTTCCTCGACTTCTTCAGACTCTCAATAAACAATCTGCGCCACAGAAAACGGCGTTCATGGCTCACCATAATAGGAACACTCATAGGAATAATGGCAGTAGTCTCACTGATATCAATAGGACAAGGACTAGAAAACTCAGTAGCCTCAGAACTAGAAGAACTGGGAGGCAACAAACTATTCATATCCTCATCAGGAGGAGTATCAGGAAGATTCGCAGAAACAACCTTCGGACTAAACGAAGACGACAAACAAGCAATCGAAAGAGTCAAAGAAATAAAAGGAGTCGCAGGCGGAATATCAGGAGGAATAGACGCCAAATACAGAAGAGACACCGAAAAAACCAGCCTAAGAGGAATCACAACAGGAAGAAACGCAGATATAGCAAAAGAAATATACGATATAGAAGTTGTCGAGGGGAGATACCTTGCCACAGGAGACACAAGCTCGGTAGTGATAGCAGAAGACGCAAAAAACGACATATTTGAAGATGAAATAATACTAAACTCAAAAATAGATATCAACGGAACCGACTACAAAGTTGTAGGAGTGATAAGCACCTCTCAGACAGTAGGAAACTTCCAGGGGCTTGTAGGGCCACTTGAAGAAACCAGAGACGTTCTGAACAGACCAGAAGGATACGACTTCGTGACAGCCGAAGTCTCAGACGGAGAAACAACATCAGAAGTAGCAGAAAAAGTCAGGAAAGAGCTGAGAAACGAAAGAGGAATAGAAAAAGGAGAGGAAACCTTCCAGATAGAAACCGCACAAGACATAATAGACTCATTCAAAAACCAGCTAAGCATAATAAGAGCAGTTCTACTAGGCATAGGAGCAATATCACTGCTTGTAGGAGGTGTTGGAATAATGAACACCATGTACACCTCCGTCTCCGAACGTGAAAGAGAAATAGGAGTAATGAAAGCAATAGGAGCGACCAAAAAACAGATACTTGCACTATTCATGATCGAATCCGGAATGGTAGGAATGATAGGAGGACTCCTCGGCGCAACAGTAGGAATAGGTCTCAGCTACGTCGCAGCAGCTCTCATAAAATCCTCAGTCTCTCTGCCATTCCAGCCTTACGTTTCACCAGAACTCGTGTTCGGAGCCATATTTTTCTCATTCATCGTCGGCATGATCTCCGGAGCACTGCCAGCGAGAAAAGCATCTAAGAAAGAACCTGTGGAGGCGTTGAGATCAGGATGATAAGAGACCTGTTCTACATCGCCTACCGCAACATACGCCACAGAGGCAGAAGATCATGGCTCACAGTGATAGGAGTATTCATAGGCATCGCAGCCGTTGTATCACTAGTCTCACTAGGACAAGGACTCCAGACATCAGTCGAACAAGAGTTCGAGCAGATCGGCAGCGACAAACTCTTCATAAACTCAGCAGGAAGCGCCACATCAACATCGGCTGAAAGGCTCGACAACGATGATCTGCGTACAGTCAGAAGAAGCCAATCAGTAGGTACGGCGGACGGAGTAATCTTCGCCACAACCACTTCAAAATACAATGACCGACAGGAGTTTGTCACAGTGCTTGGAACGCCGACAGGAGAGTCTCAGGACCTAATCAAGGAAAGCTGGGCGTTGGAGATAGAAGAAGGACGAGAAATACAGTCAACCGACACATCCAGCATAGTCATAGGAAGCCAGGTCGCGGAAAGACTCTTTGGAGAAGAAATCAGCCTCAGAAACAGTCTAACAGTGAATGGGAAAAAATTCAGGGTTGTCGGAATCTACAAATCTACAGGAGATCCCAGCATTGACCAGGCGGTAGTAATGCCATACCAAACCTCAGCAGACCTTGTAGACAGAGATGGAGAAACCTATGACTGGGTTTTCGCCCAGATACAGGAAGGATTTGAATCCGATGAAGCCAAAAAAGAAGTAGAGAAAAACCTGAGAAATGAAAGAGGAGTAGACGAAGGAGAGGAAAGCTTCTCAGTCTCCACGCAGGAAGACCTTGTCTCATCATTCAACAGCATACTCTCAATAGTCAGAGGGGTAGTAATCGGAATAGCCTCGATCTCCCTCCTAGTCGGTGCCGTCAACATCATGAACACGATGTACACCTCAGTAACACAGAGAACAAGCGAAATAGGAGTGATGAAAGCAATAGGAGCCACCAGAAAACAGATAATGACGCTGTTTATCTTTGAAGCAGGCATAATAGGAATGATAGGCGGCATACTTGGCGTAACAGTAGGCGCAACACTCTCAACAATAGCATCCTACGCAGCAACACAGGCAATCGAAATACAGATCAATCCATACCTAGGACCAGAACTACTGATCGGAGCTACAGCATTCTCGTTCATTGTAGGAATACTATCTGGTGTCTTGCCAGCTAGGAGAGCAGCTAAGATGCCTCCTGCAGAAGCACTAAGATATGAATAAAGAAAAGTTAGAGGTTGTAGAGCTCGCTGTACTTCTCCTCAATATATTCTAAGAATGGTTCTGCGGTGGGTTTCTGTCCTGTTGCTTCTTCTACAAGTTCTTCTGTTTTGAGCAGTCTTCCTTTTTTGTGGATGTTTTCTCTCAGCCAGTTTAGAATTGGTTCGAAGTTTCCGTTCTCTATCTTGTTTTCCGGTTTTTCTATGTCTTCTTCTATTTTTTCGTAGAGCTGTGCTGATATCACGCTTCCCAGTGTATAGGTTGAGAAGTATCCGAAGGATCCCCACGCCCAGTGAATGTCCTGCATCACCCCTTCGGAATCTGTCTCCGGAGTTATACCTAGATATTTTTCCATCTTCTGATCCCAGATTTCTGGAAGTTCTTCTACCTCTATATCTCCGTTTATGAGTTTTCTACCTATCTCGAATCTGATTATGATATGCATATGGTAGGTTAGTTCATCAGCCTCTACACGGATCAGATTGTCATCATAGACCTGATTGAGTGATTCGTAGCAATCCTCTACGGAAGTATCACTGAATTCTTCCGGGAACTTCTCCTCCAGTTTTGGAAGCAGATACTTGGAGAATGCCTTTGATCTTCCTACATGGTTTTCCCAAAGTCTAGACTGTGATTCATGGATTGAAAGCTCTCTTGGCTGGCCTCTAGGTGTTCCATAGAACTTTTCAGGCACTCCAAGGTTGTACAGTGCATGCCCTGCTTCGTGTATAGTAGGCATCAAAGAACCCGTTATATCGTTATCTTTAGTCCTCGTCGTTATCCTTGTGTCATATGAGTTTCCAACAGTGAAGGGATGTGCAGAGAAGTCCAAACGCCCTTTCTCATCAGGGAAGCCTAGTTCCTGGGCTATCTCCTTGTTGAACCTCATTTCCTTATCTTCTTCAAAACTGCCTTTGAAAGCATCAGTACATAGATCTGGGTTACTCTCCTGTATCTCATCGATTAAAGGGTTTAACTCTTCTTTTAGCTTCTGTAGAATTTTTTCCATCCTTTCGAAGCTGAGGTAAGGTTCGTAATCCTTGTACAGAACCTTGTATGGTTCCTCACCTTCGTTAAGTGCTGCAGCATATTCTCTTTTTAGTTCAACTAGCTCTCTCAGTTCTTCTGCAAAACTTTCGAAATCATCTTCCTCTCTGGCTTTTTTCCAGACATCTACACACTCTGATTCCTTCTGAGAGATCTTTTCTATCAGTTTTCCTGGAACCTTCAACATCTTCTCTCTTTCACGCTTTAACTCTCGCATATTTGCCTTTTGATCTTCGTCAAGCTCATTCTCATCAATCGAATCGATTATCTCTCCTAAATTATCTGATGTAAGTTTTTCATGTCTAACTTTTGACAAGGTGCTTTTCTGCCTTGAACGAGGCATTACGCCGTTCTCAGGCATCATCACTTCTTCATCCCAGTTCAAGAACTTTGATGCTTCTTCAAGATTTGTTAAAGTCTTAACCTCATCCTCGAAATCAGAGTAGCTCATAATACGGTATTTTGCTGGTAACAGAAATAAAACTTACAATGAGTAATTAGCTAAACATGAACGAAGAGGAACTGGAGAAGTTCGCAGAAACTATAGTCGAAAGATCTACAAAGATAGAAGAAGGAGATTATGTCTACTTGAGTACTTATTCGACTGAAACACTTCCGCTATTCGAAAAAGTAAGAAACAAAATCATAGAGAAAGGAGCATTTCCACACGAACATCTGCTCTATGATTCTCAGCTCGGGAGAGCAGGAATGGATTATGAATGGATAACCAAAGCCTCGGATAAACAGCTTTCAGAAGTATCAGGTGCTAAAAAGAAAGAACTTGAGCAGATGGATGCCTACATATGTATCACTGGCCGCGAAAACGAAAATGAGCTTAACGGAGCCGACCCGGAAAAAATCTCTTTAAGGAAACAGGAGACGAAAGAACTCGCTGAGATCAGGAGAGATATGAAGTGGTCCCTAGTAACTTATCCAACAAATGGGAAAGCACAGAAAGCAGGTATGCCGACACAGAAATTTACAGAGTTCTTCTTCGATGCAGCCAACATAGACTGGGAAAAACTTGAACAAAAGAACGAAAAAATCAAACAAAAGTTTGATGGCGGACAAGAAGTTAGGATTACATCAGAAAACACTGATCTAAGGTTCAGCATCAAAGGAAGAAAGGGAGTTCCATGTAACGGTGAGAAGAACTTGCCTGACGGAGAAGTATTCTACACACCAGTCAAAGAATCAGTTGAAGGCCACATCCAGTTCACATATCCTGGTAGAAAACAGGGAAACGAAGTCACAGAAGTCTATCTGGAACTGGAGGATGGAAAGGTTGTTGAATTCAGCGCAGAGAAGAACGAAGACTTCCTGAGAGAACAGCTCAACACGGACGAAGGCGCCCGTTACTTCGGAGAGTTTGGAATAGGAACAAATTGGCAGATAGATCGATTTACCAATGAATTAGCTCTTGATGAAAAAATTGGAGGCACAATACACCTGGCTCTCGGAAGTGCTTTTCCACAGGCCGTTCCCGAAGAAGTAGAGCCAAATGATTCATCTATTCATTGGGATATAGTCAAAGACCTTAGGAAACAAGAAGGAGACGGAGGCAAAATAATCCTGGATGATGAAGTAGTTCAAGAAGGTGGAGAGTGGCAGTTCTAACTGTTTAACCGTTCCGCCCTCTCTAAATACTCTTCGTACTTTCCAAGCGCTTTCTCAATTGGCTCAGGTGAACTCATGTCTGCGCCAGCCTTCCTCAATGACTCGATGCTGTACTCGCTACTCCCTGTCCTCAGGAAGTTCAGGTAGTCTTCAGGCCCTTCATCCACTATTTTCTCCGCCAATGTGTTTCCTGCGCTGATCCCGGTTGCGTACTGATAGACATAGTAGTTATAGTAGAAGTGCGGTATCCTCATCCACTCCTTCTTAATCCTGTCATCTAATTCCAGGTTTGAATAATATCTGGACTTTAATTCTCCGTATTTCTGATCAGCTTTATCTGGAGTGATCGCATCTCCTTTTTCAAGTTCTCTGTGTAGCCAATGCTCGAACTCAGAGAACATTGTCTGCCGGAACAGTGTACTTCGGAAGTTTTCCAATGCATGACTCAAAACATGCTTTCTGAACTCTTCATCTTCAACAGTATCGAGCAGATGCCTTGTTAATAGTGCTTCATTGGTTGTGGAGGCAACTTCTGCCTGGAAGATGGTGTAGTCGCTGTAGTGATATGGCTGGGAGCTGTTGGTGTGGTGGCTGTGCATTGAATGTCCTAGTTCGTGGATTAAAGTGTACATCGAGCTCATGTCGTTCTGATAGTTCATCAGGGTGAACGGCCGGGAGTCGTAGCTACCTCCAGAGTATGCGCCGCTTCTTTTACCTTTGTTCTCATACACATCTACCCATCTTTCGTCTCCCAAAGCCTCTCTAACCTTTTCGACATAATCTTTGCCTAGAGGCTGTAATGCTTCAAGCACATGATCTTTCGCTTCCTCAAAACTGATTTCAGGGCTTTCAGTCTCAGTTACAGGCATATAGAGGTCGTAAGGAGTCAATTCTTCAAGTCCAAGGACTTTTTTCTTGAGCTCCGCATGCCTGTGTAGAAGATCGAGGTTATCTCTAACTGTTTCAACCAGGTTATCGTAAACCTCTCCAGGGATATTATCAGGTTTCATGGCAGATTCTCTAGCTGAATCAAAGCCTCTGATCTCAGCCATCCGCACATTCTTCCTTATATTTTTCTGCAGGGTCGTTGTAATAGTGTTTCTATAGTTTCCGAAGGTGTCGTACATCTTCTCGTATGTTTCCTTCCGGAAATCTCTATCAGGATTCTGTTGGAACTTGGTGAAGTTGCTGGTCGTTAACTCTACTTCTTCGCCTGATGGTTTCTCAACCTTTGGGAATGTCAGATCGGCATTGGTAAAGGTAGAATAAGTCTCGTGCGGACTGTCTAGCACATCTCCAAGCCCTGCCAGCATTGATTCTTTATCAGCATCCAAGATATGTTCTTCCATGCGGAAGAGGTCCTCAAAGTAATGTTCAAATCTTTCAAGGCTTTCTTCCTCTTCAATAAACTGTTCTATCTTTTGTTTGCCGGCTTCAGCTATCTCTGGTCGTATAAATCCTGTTTTATTACTGATATCGGTACTTAAGGCATTCATATTTGCGACAAGTCTTTGAGCATCTTGATTTCTAGTGTCTTGGTCTTTTAACATGCTGGCAAACCTGCTTAGATGCATCATTCGCCTTGAGATATCAAACTTCAACTCCAGAACTGCCGCCAGATTCTTGGCTGAACTTGTGACTTTGCCCTCATATTCCTCCAATTTGCTTGCTTCTTCCTTGAGCTCTTCTGCTTCTCTCTCTGCTTCCTCTATTGAGGAAAACATGCTTTTGATGTCCCATTTGTATCTTTCTTCTATCTCATTTCTTTCTTTAACCATTGCTTGATCTCCTCAGAAGTACTCCTCGAAGTTAGAAAATGTTTTATCCAGGAATTCTACTGCTTCCTCGGCATCAGACATCTTCAACACTTCTATGGCAGTGTGTAGGTGCCTGGTTGGTATAACTACTACGCCTGTCGGTATGCCTGAGTTACTGGTGTTGATGTGTCCGGCGTTGGTTACTCCTTTGTTGTAGAGCTTTCTGTGGTAGTTGAAATCGTCTTCTGCATTTTCTATCAGCCAGTTCCGTACCTTTTCCGGTGTTATCACTCCTCTGCCGCTTGCTTCTATCATGGTTATGCCGAATCCGTCTCCGGTAAATTCGTCGGATTCATCCAGATCCATGTTCGGTGTGTCGCCTGCTCTGGCTGTTTCCAGCACTATGGCGGCGTCAGGATTGATGTTTCGGCTTGATATCTTGGCGCCTTTCCTTCCTACTTCTTCCTGAGCTGAGAAAACAGCTACCAGTTCATAGTCTTCGTCAAAGTCGTTGAAGGCTTTGATAGCCATCGCGCATCCTATGCGGTTATCCATGGCTGGGCCTGTGACATATCCGTTAATCATCTCTTTGAAGTCTCTGTCGAATGTGATGTAGTCTCCGACACGAACTCCTCTATCTTTCAAGTCTTCTCTGTCTTCGGCTCCTACATCGACGAAAGCTTTCTCCATCTGTGGTAGGTCTCCTTCCCCGGGACCATCTACTAGGTGGGAAGGTTTAGCCCCTATAACGCCTGTCAGGTTCTCGCCTTCAGAGGTATGAACAATCACTCTTTGGTTTACAAGTGAGATGGGGTAAGCTCCTCCGATTTTGGAGATTCGGATAAATCCATCTTCCGTGATTCGTCTGACGCCCATGCCAATTTGGTCCATGTGTGCGTCTATCATCAAGGTTTTGTCGCCGCTCCCCTTCCGTGCGATCAGGTTACCGAAGTTATCCGTCTCGATAGAATCTGCTTCATCCTCTATCTTTTCAGAAATTAGTTCTCTTACTTTTTCTTCTTTGCCGGATACTCCGGGTGTTTCAACTAGTTCTTTAAGCAGTTGTTTCATAGCTGAGAATACGACTTTGAAACTTTAAACGCTAACCATACCTCAACATGTACATGCTCCGATACATCCTGATAACAGTATTACTTCTTCCATTCATTGACTTCTACATACTCGTAGAAGTAGCCGGAAGCATCGGAATACTGAAAACACTACTGATTAGTATAGTTACAGGATTGATAGGAGCAGAACTAGTGCGTAGAGAAGGAAGACATGTATTCCAAAAACTACAGAGAAGCGTAACAGGAGGAGAAATCACCAGAAACTTCATGGAAGGATTTATCTTGGTTCTAGCAGGTTTGATGCTTCTAAGCCCAGGATTCGTAACAGATATACTCGGAGCAGTTATAGCAGTAAGACCCGTCAGAGAAAGACTGGTCGCAAAACTAATGAACAGCAAAAACACGGCATTTGAAGTAGAATTCCAGAGATTCTAATTTCTCAATGAGAGTATGACTGAGGCGGTCAGGACAGCTAACCCTGCCTCAGAAGGAACACTGAACCCAAATAAAGAAGCAGAAATCAATCCAAGAACCAGAACACCGCCCTTTCTAACAGTATCAACATTAATCCTGTCCTCAAGCCCTGCAAGCAAATACAATCCTCCGCAAGCAACTCCAACAGTTGCCAAAGCAGGCAGCAGATATTCTGTTGTCGCTTGAATGCTTGAAGGAGACTTTACAGATAAAAGCAAGCCTGTAATGATTACAGCCGGTACTGAAAAACCTTCCACAAAATCAATATCAGCTATCTGCAAAGCAATAACCAGTATAGCCAATCCTGTAGCATACTGAAGTCTCTGAACATGGAACAACTGGCTGAAAATAGGGGCTAAGACTCCGACAACACCTCCAGCTAATATTAGATAAGGTGCCACTTTCTTCACCATACTTCTAGCTTCCCTGGTTGTCTCAGCTTCGGAATACAGGACAGCTAACGCTCCAGCACCAGCGAAAACAGTGAAAGCAACATTCAAAATACTGGTAAAGGACTGAAGATAGCCAGAGACAAGCATTGTGGCGAAAACACCGTCAACCAGCGGAAGCATCAATATATAGGCGAGTTGCCGCGTCTTCTCATCAAATTCCAGCACATGCCATGGGGCGCCATCAGTTAACTGATCCAGAACCATACACAAAACCTTTAGTTAGCGGTTCTGGGGCGTCTATTTCCAATTAAACTTTGCCCCAAACTTAAACTTAGAAACAGCAGCGACTCTCAAAACCTCAATACTAGTTGAAAAATCGGTCGCTGCAGACATACCAAAGGATATGCATAGCAGATTTTAAGTATTTTCTTCTAAATCATCACATAGGCCTCGATGGCTCAGCTTGGCTAGAGCGGTCCCCTCGTAGCGACTCCTAACGCAGAGCTCGACATGCGTTGAACCATTCAAAAAATGGCTCTCAGAAAAATTGACAAAAAGCGAGTGAGGGACAGGTCCCGGGTTCAAATCCCGGTCGGGGCTTATTTTCTGGTCTTCTGTTTGCCTCTTTTTTATTTGAGGATATTATATTGTTTTGTTATGAATCCTGAACGGTTGAAGGAAGGTGAGAGAAAGGTCCATAAAGAGATTAGTGAGTTGGCTAATGTTTCTAGAAGGGATAGTGAGTTGAACTATTATTTTGCATCTGTTTTAGAGGAGGTTCTAGAAGCTGTAAGTAAGATTGAACAAGATGCCGAACATTCTTCAAATAGACGGGAGGCGAAGATAGTCGAAGGTTTTGAACGAGGTCTTGACCAGGTCACGCAGGTTATTGATGAGGGTCTTTCTACTAAGCGTACGGTTGACTTGCTTACTGCTTGTAATGATTTAGATGAAAGGCATAGGGGCTGGCAGAGAGATATTTCGCCGAATCAGATCTTGAGTTTTGTGGATCAGGATTCGGGCGCTCAGAGAGGCGAAGTGTCCGATAAATTGAAGGAGTTAAATAGTGTAAATTTCTTGAATGTGTTTAACGAACCTGAGCCTGCTGAATCGGTTTGTGAATCTGTCAGGGTGTGGGTGCGTGATACAGGAGCAGATTTTGATGACGGTGATTATTGCCCTGATGCAGTGAACTTCTTAGGATTGGTTCTTCTGCAGTCAGTTGAAGATTTGATGGATGAAGATAAACAACCTTATGCGAACAGGAGATTGCAGCAATCCGTTTACTAGATAAAGTCCTTCACGGTTTCAAAGAAGTTCTTCTTCTGTTCTGGTTCTTTAGTTAACTCTTCTACTTTTTCGTCTCCTTCTGAGTTTACAGGTATTTCTACATCGATTTTGATATATAGGTCGCCGTTTCCTCGTCGTCCGGGCATGCCTTTTCCTCTGACTCGGAGTACTTGTCCTGGTTGTGTTCCAGCAGGAACATCTACTTTCAACTTACCCTCCGGGTGTTCTATCTTGGCTTCTGTTCCTGTTGCTGCGTCTCCTACTCCGACTTTCAGGGTTGTAAAGAGGTCGTTATCTCTGCGTTCGATCTTTGAGTGTGTCTTGACTTTGACCACGAGATATAGGTCTCCGTTCCTGCCTTTCCGGCTTTCGTGACCTTTGCCGTTCAGTTTCAGTCTCTGACCGTCTCGTACTCCTGCAGGAATATCGACTGTTATTGTCTCGGTTTGATCTGTTAGACCGTCTCCGTTACATTCTGAGCATTTTTCTTCCGGCACTTCGCCTGTGCCGTTGCATTTTGGACATTCTTGTACTGTTTGTGTCCGGCCGAAGATGCTTTGCTCAATTTTTCGGACTCTGCCCTGCCCGTTACACTCCGCACATGTATTAGTCTCTCCGGTTTCCGAACCGTTTCCACCGCAGTCTGAGCACTGTTGTTTCCTCTCTACTTCGAAGGTCTTCTCAACTCCGTTGTACGCATCTTCTAGGGTCACTGTTGTGGACATCTTCATGTCCTGGCCACGAGATCTCCTTCTTCGCTGACCTCCTCTTCCCCCTCCACCGAAAATTTCCTCGAAAAGATCCTGGAAATTGGATGCGGCCTGGCGCTGACCTCTACCAGCATGACCTTCTACGCCTTGCTTACCAAACTGATCGTATTTCTTCCTCTTATCCTCGTCAGAAAGAACATCGTACGCCTTGTTAATTTTCTTGAACTTCTCCTCATCAGCCTCATCGCCGTTACTATCAGGATGATATTTCTTCGCCTTCTTTCTGTATGCTTTCTTGATTTCTTCCTGACTTGCGTCTTCTGAGACTCCTAGAAGTTCGTAGTATTCTTTGGGCATCCCTTGTTTTATTGTCGTGTATAAAAATTTTTAAGACAGGTTTAATTTTATGGCAATCAACCAAACATTTATAATTGTTACTTATCAATAACAACATATGAAAGAAAACTACTCAATTTTGGAAGACGACTCTGCAGCATATGAAAACGGAGATCAAATCGTCATAGCTGATGGCGGAGATCCAGAGGCTGAGGATTTTGATGATTCCAATTTTTATGAAGTGCCTGGAACTGAAACTGTAGACGGAAAAGTTGTAGTAAGCGATCAAAATGTTGTTGAATTTGCTCAATCAATGAGTGATGCTCTCTACGACTTTGATCCAAGAGGTGGTT from Candidatus Nanohalobium constans includes these protein-coding regions:
- a CDS encoding COG1361 S-layer family protein encodes the protein MKQLALITTLLLFLSFTAAQTSSNIQIDLKKTEPVPLQTSEYADIWLEVTNEGTANADNIELTFEENYPFSVERGDKTNWTIGEIIPGEEYQLHLQTRVDRNALQGNNTLKFRVETGDMSYTKEVPVEVRSDRNVLSIEEVNFPDKAAPGTRQQMQLKLRNLADSQLKNIQTGLDLSGDIPMATSGASDKNLVSIEAGQTQTINYTLNIDESAENSVYKLPIDISFENEAGTEFEQSTTTGINVGGKPDLKVALDTEDSLTEGRKELNFRLVNKGHGSADFVSMELQETDNIEVIGSNDEYIGSMDSDDFQTASFQTHIEAETESINVDQLELPVTLEYNDQDGKQTSTQNIAAEFYTKEEAKKYGLTSSGSPLPLIIVAVLLIGGGIYYWRRKRKE
- a CDS encoding ABC transporter permease, whose product is MFLDFFRLSINNLRHRKRRSWLTIIGTLIGIMAVVSLISIGQGLENSVASELEELGGNKLFISSSGGVSGRFAETTFGLNEDDKQAIERVKEIKGVAGGISGGIDAKYRRDTEKTSLRGITTGRNADIAKEIYDIEVVEGRYLATGDTSSVVIAEDAKNDIFEDEIILNSKIDINGTDYKVVGVISTSQTVGNFQGLVGPLEETRDVLNRPEGYDFVTAEVSDGETTSEVAEKVRKELRNERGIEKGEETFQIETAQDIIDSFKNQLSIIRAVLLGIGAISLLVGGVGIMNTMYTSVSEREREIGVMKAIGATKKQILALFMIESGMVGMIGGLLGATVGIGLSYVAAALIKSSVSLPFQPYVSPELVFGAIFFSFIVGMISGALPARKASKKEPVEALRSG
- a CDS encoding ABC transporter permease, producing the protein MIRDLFYIAYRNIRHRGRRSWLTVIGVFIGIAAVVSLVSLGQGLQTSVEQEFEQIGSDKLFINSAGSATSTSAERLDNDDLRTVRRSQSVGTADGVIFATTTSKYNDRQEFVTVLGTPTGESQDLIKESWALEIEEGREIQSTDTSSIVIGSQVAERLFGEEISLRNSLTVNGKKFRVVGIYKSTGDPSIDQAVVMPYQTSADLVDRDGETYDWVFAQIQEGFESDEAKKEVEKNLRNERGVDEGEESFSVSTQEDLVSSFNSILSIVRGVVIGIASISLLVGAVNIMNTMYTSVTQRTSEIGVMKAIGATRKQIMTLFIFEAGIIGMIGGILGVTVGATLSTIASYAATQAIEIQINPYLGPELLIGATAFSFIVGILSGVLPARRAAKMPPAEALRYE
- a CDS encoding carboxypeptidase M32 — encoded protein: MSYSDFEDEVKTLTNLEEASKFLNWDEEVMMPENGVMPRSRQKSTLSKVRHEKLTSDNLGEIIDSIDENELDEDQKANMRELKREREKMLKVPGKLIEKISQKESECVDVWKKAREEDDFESFAEELRELVELKREYAAALNEGEEPYKVLYKDYEPYLSFERMEKILQKLKEELNPLIDEIQESNPDLCTDAFKGSFEEDKEMRFNKEIAQELGFPDEKGRLDFSAHPFTVGNSYDTRITTRTKDNDITGSLMPTIHEAGHALYNLGVPEKFYGTPRGQPRELSIHESQSRLWENHVGRSKAFSKYLLPKLEEKFPEEFSDTSVEDCYESLNQVYDDNLIRVEADELTYHMHIIIRFEIGRKLINGDIEVEELPEIWDQKMEKYLGITPETDSEGVMQDIHWAWGSFGYFSTYTLGSVISAQLYEKIEEDIEKPENKIENGNFEPILNWLRENIHKKGRLLKTEELVEEATGQKPTAEPFLEYIEEKYSELYNL
- a CDS encoding aminopeptidase, producing MNEEELEKFAETIVERSTKIEEGDYVYLSTYSTETLPLFEKVRNKIIEKGAFPHEHLLYDSQLGRAGMDYEWITKASDKQLSEVSGAKKKELEQMDAYICITGRENENELNGADPEKISLRKQETKELAEIRRDMKWSLVTYPTNGKAQKAGMPTQKFTEFFFDAANIDWEKLEQKNEKIKQKFDGGQEVRITSENTDLRFSIKGRKGVPCNGEKNLPDGEVFYTPVKESVEGHIQFTYPGRKQGNEVTEVYLELEDGKVVEFSAEKNEDFLREQLNTDEGARYFGEFGIGTNWQIDRFTNELALDEKIGGTIHLALGSAFPQAVPEEVEPNDSSIHWDIVKDLRKQEGDGGKIILDDEVVQEGGEWQF
- the pepF gene encoding oligoendopeptidase F, with product MVKERNEIEERYKWDIKSMFSSIEEAEREAEELKEEASKLEEYEGKVTSSAKNLAAVLELKFDISRRMMHLSRFASMLKDQDTRNQDAQRLVANMNALSTDISNKTGFIRPEIAEAGKQKIEQFIEEEESLERFEHYFEDLFRMEEHILDADKESMLAGLGDVLDSPHETYSTFTNADLTFPKVEKPSGEEVELTTSNFTKFQQNPDRDFRKETYEKMYDTFGNYRNTITTTLQKNIRKNVRMAEIRGFDSARESAMKPDNIPGEVYDNLVETVRDNLDLLHRHAELKKKVLGLEELTPYDLYMPVTETESPEISFEEAKDHVLEALQPLGKDYVEKVREALGDERWVDVYENKGKRSGAYSGGSYDSRPFTLMNYQNDMSSMYTLIHELGHSMHSHHTNSSQPYHYSDYTIFQAEVASTTNEALLTRHLLDTVEDEEFRKHVLSHALENFRSTLFRQTMFSEFEHWLHRELEKGDAITPDKADQKYGELKSRYYSNLELDDRIKKEWMRIPHFYYNYYVYQYATGISAGNTLAEKIVDEGPEDYLNFLRTGSSEYSIESLRKAGADMSSPEPIEKALGKYEEYLERAERLNS